One window of Mycobacteriales bacterium genomic DNA carries:
- a CDS encoding HRDC domain-containing protein, which produces MCALPLLEPRDGVPPVVASPDALARTVAAFAAGTGPVAVDAERASGYRYGQQAYLVQIRRAGAGTALIDPVGCPDLSTLGSIISNEEWILHAANQDLPCLAGVGLVPRLIFDTELAGRLAGYERVGLGAIVEELLGFTLEKGHSASDWSQRPLPAAWLVYAALDVEVLVELRDALAAELERQGKLGWAREEFAAIVAAPPAPSRVDPWRRTSGIHRLRTRRQLAALRGVWELRENMARDRDLAPGRLLSDTALIAAVLQAPASVDALTALPVWGGRATRRLAGQFFAALRSAGELPEPSLPTVNLAVDGPPPTSRWAEKDPAAAARLTRARAAVAALAAEHRMPAENLLAPDLVRRLAWEPPGLHTEDAVGAVLRAGRARDWQVRLTAAALAAVLDPPPEMDDPLG; this is translated from the coding sequence GTGTGCGCACTCCCCCTGCTCGAGCCGCGCGACGGCGTGCCCCCGGTGGTGGCGTCACCCGACGCCTTGGCCCGGACCGTAGCGGCCTTCGCTGCCGGCACCGGCCCGGTCGCCGTCGACGCCGAGCGGGCCTCCGGCTATCGCTACGGCCAGCAGGCCTACCTCGTCCAGATCCGCCGGGCCGGGGCCGGTACGGCACTCATCGATCCGGTCGGATGTCCCGACCTCTCCACGCTCGGTTCCATCATCTCTAACGAGGAGTGGATCCTCCACGCAGCGAACCAGGACCTGCCCTGCCTGGCCGGCGTGGGCCTGGTCCCGCGGCTGATTTTCGACACCGAGCTGGCCGGTCGGTTGGCCGGATACGAACGCGTCGGGCTGGGCGCCATCGTCGAGGAGCTGCTCGGTTTCACCCTGGAGAAGGGCCACTCGGCCTCCGACTGGTCACAGCGGCCGTTGCCGGCTGCGTGGCTTGTCTACGCCGCCCTCGACGTAGAGGTACTCGTCGAGCTTCGGGACGCACTCGCGGCGGAGCTCGAACGGCAGGGGAAGCTCGGCTGGGCCCGCGAGGAGTTCGCGGCGATCGTCGCCGCGCCGCCCGCGCCGTCGCGGGTCGACCCCTGGCGGCGCACATCGGGCATCCACCGGCTCCGAACCCGCCGGCAGCTGGCCGCCCTGCGGGGGGTGTGGGAACTGCGGGAGAACATGGCCCGGGATCGCGACCTCGCGCCCGGCCGGCTGCTCTCCGACACCGCCCTGATCGCGGCCGTGCTCCAGGCGCCGGCGTCGGTGGATGCGCTCACCGCGCTTCCGGTGTGGGGTGGCCGGGCGACCCGCCGGCTGGCTGGACAGTTCTTCGCGGCGCTCCGTTCGGCCGGTGAGCTCCCGGAGCCGAGCCTGCCGACGGTCAACCTCGCGGTGGACGGGCCGCCCCCGACCAGCCGGTGGGCGGAGAAGGACCCGGCCGCGGCCGCCCGGCTCACCCGGGCCCGCGCCGCGGTCGCCGCCCTGGCGGCGGAACACCGGATGCCCGCCGAGAACCTGCTCGCCCCCGACCTGGTCCGTCGGCTCGCGTGGGAACCGCCCGGCCTGCACACCGAGGATGCGGTGGGGGCCGTGCTCCGGGCCGGCCGGGCGCGGGACTGGCAGGTGCGGCTGACCGCGGCCGCGCTGGCGGCGGTTCTCGATCCGCCCCCGGAGATGGACGATCCGCTCGGGTGA
- a CDS encoding S8 family serine peptidase: protein MPDSRRSAALVAAVAAGALALSVTPALAVAPTGRPVTAVVALASTHPVTVPGVRLLANLVHVQSEVVSGTPDALARLAHAPGVLGIAGDSRFAVQGRGQDGSGDGSVFASAGLGGRAGSPEAGTGVNVAVLDTGLTDTPALNRASGQVTDGVDVSQLFNGGQAQTSGTFTDGYGHGTFLSSLIAGGPAPGSHGQALGVAPGARIVVVKVADDTGTTSLSEVLAGLDWVAAHARAIQVVNIALAQVRPMAPDYGADPLTAGIEHVFAAGVLPVVAVGNTPGQVGDPGDDVAALTVGAADTTGEAPRVADFSGSGLVAGVAKPDLVASGVHVLGEMPANSVIAEQNPQGWQPSGLFRGSGSSMATAIASGVAAIFFSEHRGASPLEAKASLRRSADAISGPTAGIAAGAGLLEIADRMLSADATDQWSGMAGFDSQQWQGNAWLNGSWEQWLASGWSGPAWTASTWSASTWSASTWSASTWSASTWSASTWSASTWSASTWSASTWSASTWSDESWGG, encoded by the coding sequence GTGCCCGACTCCCGACGCTCGGCAGCACTAGTGGCGGCGGTCGCCGCCGGCGCCCTCGCGCTGTCGGTGACGCCTGCCCTTGCCGTGGCACCAACCGGGCGCCCGGTCACCGCGGTCGTGGCGCTCGCCTCGACGCACCCGGTGACGGTGCCCGGCGTGCGGCTCCTGGCGAACTTGGTGCACGTCCAAAGCGAGGTCGTCAGCGGCACGCCCGACGCCCTCGCCCGGTTGGCCCACGCCCCCGGCGTGCTCGGCATCGCCGGGGACTCCCGCTTCGCGGTGCAGGGCCGCGGCCAGGACGGGTCGGGCGACGGTTCGGTGTTCGCGTCCGCCGGGCTCGGCGGCAGAGCCGGATCGCCGGAGGCGGGCACCGGTGTCAACGTCGCGGTCCTCGACACCGGCCTCACCGACACCCCCGCCCTGAACCGGGCCTCGGGTCAGGTGACCGACGGGGTCGACGTCTCGCAGCTGTTCAACGGGGGACAGGCGCAGACCAGCGGAACGTTCACCGATGGCTACGGGCACGGCACCTTCCTGTCCTCGCTGATCGCCGGGGGCCCCGCACCGGGAAGTCACGGTCAGGCCCTGGGCGTCGCGCCGGGAGCCCGGATCGTCGTGGTCAAGGTTGCCGACGACACCGGCACCACCTCGCTGTCCGAGGTGCTCGCCGGCCTGGACTGGGTGGCCGCCCACGCGCGGGCGATCCAAGTCGTCAACATCGCGCTCGCCCAGGTCCGGCCGATGGCACCGGACTACGGGGCCGATCCGTTGACCGCCGGGATCGAGCACGTGTTCGCCGCGGGGGTCCTGCCGGTCGTCGCCGTGGGCAACACGCCCGGTCAGGTCGGTGACCCGGGGGATGACGTCGCGGCGCTCACGGTCGGCGCCGCGGACACGACCGGCGAGGCGCCGCGGGTCGCCGACTTCTCCGGCTCGGGCCTGGTGGCCGGTGTGGCCAAACCAGACCTGGTCGCCTCCGGTGTCCACGTGCTCGGTGAGATGCCGGCGAACTCGGTGATCGCCGAGCAGAACCCGCAGGGCTGGCAACCGAGCGGCCTGTTCCGTGGGTCAGGCTCGAGCATGGCGACCGCGATCGCCAGCGGGGTCGCCGCCATCTTCTTCAGTGAGCACCGCGGCGCCAGCCCGCTCGAGGCCAAGGCGTCGCTGCGCCGCTCGGCCGACGCCATCTCCGGTCCTACCGCGGGGATCGCGGCTGGCGCCGGGTTGCTCGAGATCGCCGACCGGATGCTTAGCGCGGACGCCACCGACCAGTGGTCCGGCATGGCCGGCTTCGACTCCCAGCAGTGGCAGGGAAACGCCTGGCTGAATGGTTCGTGGGAGCAGTGGCTGGCCAGCGGGTGGTCGGGGCCGGCCTGGACGGCCTCGACCTGGTCCGCCTCCACCTGGTCGGCCTCCACCTGGTCGGCCTCCACCTGGTCCGCCTCCACCTGGTCCGCGTCGACCTGGTCGGCCTCGACCTGGTCGGCCTCCACCTGGTCCGCCTCGACCTGGTCGGCGTCGACCTGGTCCGACGAGTCGTGGGGAGGCTGA
- a CDS encoding ATP-binding cassette domain-containing protein, with amino-acid sequence MRLGLDRRGRHRAAADLDTTQLLPVTSGALLSCRGVDVAYDKVQVLFDVDLEVPEGSIVALLGTNGAGKSTLLKAISGLIHPTAGQITFAGRDITRATPGETTALGIVHVPGGRAVFPTLTVAEHFTVGCWMYASQSADAVAERTQQVLAMFPRLTERWGQLAGDLSGGEQQQLALGMAFIARPRLLVIDELSLGLAPAIVDRLLDAVRAIHAEGATIVLVEQSVNVALIIAQTACFMEKGEIRFTGATEDLLDRDDVLRSVFLDQAGRSLGAGKPKPKPGVSANGRSGGPETAEEKVLEVSGLSRSFGGIVAVQDVSFTLHSREILGFIGPNGAGKTTVFDLISGHIPAERGRITLEGVDIGRWPPERRATAGLGRSFQDARIFPSLTVAENIALGMERHIEVRDHLSALIGTPAIRDSELDVAFTVDDLIELMGLGAFRDKFVAELSTGSRRIVDLAMALAHDPKVLLLDEPSSGIAQRETEALGPLLLRIREETGAAMMVIEHDMPLICSVSDSIVALDLGRVLTEGPPAQVLADDRVISAYLGSDPATIGRSGRNRPPARQKVAAK; translated from the coding sequence ATGAGGCTCGGCCTCGACCGCCGGGGTAGGCACCGTGCGGCGGCGGATCTGGACACCACCCAGCTCCTGCCGGTCACCTCCGGGGCGCTGCTCTCCTGCCGCGGCGTGGACGTCGCCTACGACAAGGTGCAGGTGCTCTTCGACGTCGACCTGGAGGTCCCCGAAGGTTCGATCGTGGCCCTGCTCGGGACCAACGGAGCCGGCAAGTCCACCTTGCTCAAGGCGATCTCCGGGCTGATCCACCCGACAGCGGGGCAGATCACGTTCGCCGGTCGCGACATAACCCGCGCCACACCCGGTGAGACGACCGCCCTCGGCATCGTGCACGTCCCGGGCGGCCGCGCCGTGTTCCCGACCCTCACCGTCGCGGAGCACTTCACGGTCGGCTGCTGGATGTACGCCAGCCAGTCCGCGGACGCGGTCGCGGAGCGTACCCAGCAGGTGCTCGCCATGTTCCCCCGCCTGACCGAGCGGTGGGGTCAGCTCGCCGGGGATCTCTCCGGCGGGGAGCAGCAGCAGTTGGCCCTCGGCATGGCGTTCATCGCGCGGCCCCGGCTGCTGGTCATCGACGAGCTGTCGCTGGGGCTCGCCCCCGCGATCGTCGACCGGCTGCTCGATGCGGTGCGCGCGATCCACGCCGAGGGCGCCACGATCGTGCTCGTCGAGCAGTCGGTGAACGTGGCCCTGATCATCGCCCAGACGGCGTGCTTCATGGAGAAGGGGGAGATCCGTTTCACCGGCGCCACCGAGGACCTGCTCGACCGCGACGATGTGCTGCGCTCGGTCTTCCTGGACCAGGCCGGTCGATCCCTCGGCGCCGGCAAGCCCAAGCCCAAGCCCGGCGTCTCCGCCAACGGCCGGTCGGGTGGCCCGGAGACTGCCGAGGAGAAGGTCCTCGAGGTGAGCGGGCTCAGCCGTTCGTTCGGCGGCATCGTCGCGGTGCAGGACGTCTCGTTCACGTTGCACAGCAGGGAGATCCTGGGTTTCATCGGCCCCAACGGCGCCGGCAAGACCACCGTTTTCGACCTGATCTCCGGGCACATCCCGGCCGAGCGCGGGCGGATCACCCTCGAGGGCGTGGATATCGGTCGTTGGCCGCCGGAGCGGCGGGCCACGGCCGGCCTCGGGCGCTCCTTCCAGGACGCGCGGATCTTCCCTTCCCTCACCGTCGCCGAGAACATCGCCCTCGGCATGGAACGCCACATCGAGGTGCGCGACCACCTCTCGGCCCTAATCGGCACCCCGGCCATCCGCGACTCCGAGCTGGATGTGGCGTTCACCGTCGACGACCTGATCGAGCTGATGGGCCTGGGGGCGTTCCGGGACAAGTTCGTGGCCGAGCTGTCCACCGGCTCGCGGCGGATCGTGGATCTGGCCATGGCGCTCGCCCACGACCCGAAGGTGCTGCTGCTCGACGAGCCGTCCAGCGGGATCGCGCAACGCGAGACCGAAGCCCTCGGCCCGTTGCTGCTGCGCATTCGCGAGGAGACCGGCGCCGCCATGATGGTCATCGAGCACGACATGCCGTTGATCTGCTCGGTCTCGGACTCGATCGTTGCCCTGGACCTGGGCCGGGTACTCACCGAGGGGCCGCCGGCGCAGGTCCTCGCCGACGACCGGGTGATCTCGGCGTACCTGGGGAGCGACCCGGCGACGATCGGCCGGTCGGGGCGGAACCGGCCGCCGGCGCGACAGAAGGTGGCGGCGAAATGA
- a CDS encoding thiolase family protein — protein sequence MPHASPAAPSVVFVDGVRTPFGKAGPNGLYAQTRADDLVVHVLRELLRRHPELPPERVDDVAIAATTQIGDQGLTLGRTAAILAGLPKTVPGFALDRMCAGAMTAVTTMGSGIGFGAYDVAIAGGVEHMGHHPMGEGVDPNPRFLTERLVDPSALVMGQTAENLHDRFPELTRERADAFALASQRRYAEALAAGRIAADLVPVAVRSAESGYGLATADEPPRPGTTLEDLARLKTPFRPHGRVTAGNAAGLTDGATGCLLAAEDAARLLGLPVKMRLVGYAFAGVEPEVMGVGPIPSTEKALARSGLAIEDIGLFEINEAFAVQVLAFLDHFGLADDDPRVNPYGGAIALGHPLACSGVRLMIQLARQFTEQPRVRYGITAMCVGIGMGATVIWENPHWEGA from the coding sequence GTGCCGCACGCCAGCCCCGCCGCGCCCTCCGTGGTCTTCGTCGACGGGGTCCGCACCCCCTTCGGCAAGGCCGGACCGAACGGCCTCTACGCCCAGACCCGGGCCGACGACCTCGTCGTGCACGTGCTGCGCGAGTTGCTGCGCCGGCACCCGGAGCTCCCGCCGGAACGGGTCGACGACGTGGCGATCGCCGCCACCACGCAGATCGGCGACCAGGGCCTCACCCTCGGCCGGACCGCCGCGATCCTCGCCGGCCTGCCCAAGACGGTCCCCGGCTTCGCTCTCGACCGGATGTGCGCCGGGGCGATGACCGCCGTGACGACGATGGGCTCCGGCATCGGCTTCGGCGCGTACGACGTGGCCATCGCCGGTGGCGTCGAGCACATGGGCCACCACCCGATGGGCGAGGGCGTCGACCCGAACCCCCGGTTTCTCACCGAGCGACTGGTCGACCCTTCGGCGCTGGTCATGGGCCAGACCGCAGAGAACCTGCACGACCGCTTTCCCGAGCTGACCAGGGAGCGCGCCGACGCTTTCGCGCTCGCCAGCCAGCGGCGTTACGCCGAAGCGCTCGCCGCCGGCCGGATCGCTGCGGACCTCGTCCCGGTCGCCGTGCGGTCCGCGGAGTCCGGCTACGGGCTCGCTACCGCCGACGAGCCGCCCCGCCCGGGCACGACGCTCGAGGATCTCGCGCGGCTCAAGACCCCGTTCCGCCCGCACGGCCGGGTGACCGCCGGCAACGCGGCCGGACTCACCGACGGCGCGACCGGTTGCCTGCTCGCCGCGGAGGACGCAGCCCGGCTGCTCGGGCTGCCGGTGAAGATGCGCCTGGTCGGCTACGCCTTCGCGGGGGTGGAGCCCGAGGTCATGGGGGTCGGGCCGATCCCGTCCACCGAGAAGGCCCTGGCCCGCAGCGGCCTGGCGATCGAGGACATCGGGCTGTTCGAGATCAACGAAGCCTTCGCCGTCCAGGTCCTCGCCTTCCTCGACCATTTCGGGCTCGCGGACGACGACCCCCGGGTCAACCCCTACGGCGGCGCGATCGCGCTCGGTCACCCCCTCGCCTGTTCCGGGGTGCGGCTGATGATCCAGTTGGCTCGCCAGTTCACCGAGCAGCCGCGGGTCCGCTACGGGATCACCGCCATGTGCGTCGGGATCGGAATGGGCGCAACGGTCATCTGGGAGAACCCACACTGGGAGGGCGCGTGA
- a CDS encoding response regulator transcription factor has translation MLAERPITPQQGASLGFSAMVVDDHPLVRESMVARLMAMGAREVVEAASVAEARARAHAGGPRDLCILDVGLPDGSGLDLLADLRANGWARLVVLSAADDPYSVRAAFVAGAQGYLLKSASPLVVADGVRRVLDGGVYADPSVASLLAAGLRGGPSTEGVSELSGREVEVLRLVADGRSNKEIGEDLGLSALTVKSHLARIARKLGTGDRAEMVALAMRAGVIR, from the coding sequence ATGCTCGCCGAGCGGCCGATCACGCCGCAGCAGGGCGCGTCACTGGGCTTTTCCGCCATGGTCGTGGACGACCATCCGCTCGTCCGCGAGTCGATGGTGGCCCGGCTGATGGCCATGGGCGCCCGCGAGGTCGTCGAAGCGGCGAGCGTCGCCGAGGCCCGCGCGCGTGCCCACGCCGGTGGTCCCCGCGACCTGTGCATCCTCGACGTGGGCCTCCCGGACGGCTCCGGTCTCGACCTGCTGGCGGACCTTCGAGCCAACGGCTGGGCCCGGCTCGTCGTCCTGTCCGCCGCGGACGACCCCTACTCGGTGCGTGCCGCGTTCGTCGCCGGCGCCCAGGGCTACCTGCTCAAGTCGGCGTCACCACTCGTCGTGGCTGACGGGGTGCGCCGGGTCCTCGACGGTGGCGTGTACGCGGACCCCTCCGTCGCGTCGCTGCTCGCCGCCGGCCTGCGGGGCGGCCCGAGCACCGAAGGCGTCAGCGAGCTGTCCGGCCGCGAGGTCGAGGTGCTCCGTCTGGTCGCCGATGGACGCTCGAACAAGGAAATCGGCGAAGACCTCGGCCTGTCCGCGCTGACTGTGAAAAGCCACCTGGCCCGGATCGCGCGCAAGCTTGGAACCGGTGACCGGGCGGAGATGGTCGCCCTCGCCATGCGGGCCGGCGTCATCCGCTAG
- a CDS encoding ATP-binding protein, whose amino-acid sequence MPWRRSTSGLPLPLLAGGGAFFGCAAAVGVAMAVSGAPSRPAAFLAGFAVAAVAGALAAFAATRYTRGLRVLRAQAIRRLHDPSGSTSTGSLSVRSSSEVNELARTLEALHLRVRVADEVAERHRRSAQTASIGMFELLSGLVAAEEGARGQLAAELHDTVAQTLSLARSHLSGAETPQEIAAAGDFVAEAEDQVRAVMARTRPPALRDDDLAQAVGALRDDLLTRYGLTVRIAWPAEAHPLPLVTAVTVYRFFQEALLNVVKHADVDEAQAALFVDREGVTAAVSDAGPGFDPDQVRPVRGRHVGLGLLRERARLAGGSLDVTSWPHDGTTLTLRLPLGPAGHGTDLPQATPGRELADGGHVGWAGSPPHQASSVEARPQSTAAPQRL is encoded by the coding sequence ATGCCCTGGCGCCGATCCACCTCGGGCCTCCCACTGCCGTTGCTGGCGGGTGGTGGGGCGTTCTTCGGTTGCGCGGCCGCCGTCGGCGTGGCGATGGCCGTCAGCGGGGCGCCGTCGCGTCCGGCGGCTTTCCTGGCCGGCTTCGCGGTGGCCGCGGTGGCTGGCGCGCTTGCCGCGTTCGCCGCGACCCGCTACACCCGGGGCCTGCGCGTGCTGCGCGCGCAGGCGATCCGCCGGTTGCACGACCCGAGCGGCTCGACCTCGACCGGTTCGCTGTCCGTCCGCTCCAGCTCCGAGGTCAACGAACTGGCCCGCACCCTCGAGGCGCTGCATCTTCGGGTCCGCGTCGCCGACGAGGTCGCGGAGCGCCACCGTCGATCCGCACAAACGGCAAGCATCGGCATGTTCGAGCTTCTCTCGGGGCTCGTCGCGGCCGAAGAAGGCGCTCGCGGGCAACTCGCCGCCGAGCTGCACGACACCGTCGCGCAGACCTTGTCGCTGGCCCGATCGCATCTTTCCGGCGCCGAAACCCCGCAGGAGATCGCTGCTGCCGGGGACTTCGTCGCGGAGGCCGAGGATCAGGTCCGGGCGGTGATGGCCCGGACCCGCCCACCGGCGCTGCGTGACGACGACCTGGCGCAGGCCGTCGGCGCGCTGCGCGACGATCTGCTCACCAGGTACGGGCTCACGGTTCGGATCGCCTGGCCCGCGGAGGCGCACCCCCTGCCGCTGGTCACCGCGGTCACCGTCTACCGGTTCTTCCAGGAGGCGCTCCTGAACGTCGTGAAACACGCCGATGTCGACGAGGCGCAGGCTGCGCTGTTCGTCGATCGCGAGGGGGTCACCGCGGCGGTGTCCGACGCCGGGCCGGGATTCGATCCCGACCAGGTACGGCCCGTCCGCGGCCGGCACGTGGGGCTCGGGTTGCTCCGCGAACGGGCCCGACTGGCCGGTGGCTCACTCGACGTGACGTCCTGGCCGCACGACGGAACCACCTTGACCCTCCGGCTGCCCCTCGGTCCGGCGGGCCACGGAACCGACCTGCCGCAGGCTACCCCCGGGCGCGAGCTCGCGGATGGCGGGCACGTCGGGTGGGCGGGATCGCCACCACACCAGGCGTCGTCGGTGGAAGCCCGGCCGCAGAGCACAGCAGCTCCGCAAAGGCTCTGA
- a CDS encoding 3-hydroxyacyl-CoA dehydrogenase NAD-binding domain-containing protein, whose protein sequence is MTTEFPEEVVTRALTRRVELPDGPAFALITLDNGHDHTRPNTFGPAGLLALDAALDAAAASDVDAIAITGKPFIFAVGADLSGVSRLTRRDQALDIGRLGHRVFGRLGAGKPTFAFVNGAAMGGGVEIALHCTYRTISSGVPAVALPECFLGLVPGWGGTQLLPNLIGPDAAIKVILENPLSQNRTLRGAQAFELGLADALFEPADFLERSLHWAADVLAGRVRPARPEPDRGPAWDEAVARGRDLVDASVHGAAPAPYRALELIALAKSADRATGFAAEDEALADLILGEELRSGLYAFDLVQKRARRPVGALDRSLARPVTKVGIVGAGLMASQLATLFVQRLEVPVVLTDVDQSRLDTGVGYVHGEVDRLLGRGRITPDRANRLKALVTGSLSKAGFADADFVIEAVFEELTVKQQVFAECEAVVSDTCVLATNTSSLSVTAMAAGLSHPERVVGFHFFNPVAVLPLLEIARTARTDDPTLATAFTIARALKKSAVLVKDAPAFVVNRVLTRFLGEVTRAVDEGTAFEDADAALRPLGLPMSPFELLALVGPTVALHVAETLHAAFPERFYVSENLRRMVEAGKTGVYSWASGAAQVDPEVADLFLRPADPRASSAEEVRGRALDALAEEIRLMLDDGVVAEAADIDLCLLLGAGWPFHLGGITPYLDRAGVSERVAGRRFLPAGVASLPRMDCPDSPD, encoded by the coding sequence GTGACCACCGAGTTCCCCGAGGAGGTCGTCACCCGGGCGCTGACCCGCCGGGTCGAACTTCCCGACGGCCCCGCCTTCGCGCTGATCACCCTGGACAACGGGCACGACCACACCCGGCCGAACACGTTCGGGCCGGCCGGCCTGCTCGCACTCGACGCCGCGCTCGACGCCGCCGCGGCGAGCGACGTGGATGCGATCGCGATCACCGGGAAGCCGTTCATTTTCGCGGTCGGCGCAGACCTGTCCGGGGTTTCCCGGCTCACCCGCCGGGATCAGGCGCTCGACATCGGTCGGCTCGGACACCGGGTCTTCGGCCGGCTCGGCGCCGGCAAGCCGACCTTCGCCTTCGTCAACGGAGCGGCGATGGGCGGCGGGGTCGAGATCGCGCTGCACTGCACCTACCGGACGATCTCCTCCGGGGTTCCCGCGGTCGCCCTGCCCGAGTGTTTCCTCGGGCTGGTCCCCGGCTGGGGAGGAACCCAGCTGTTGCCGAACCTGATCGGCCCGGACGCCGCCATCAAAGTGATCCTGGAGAACCCGCTCAGCCAGAACCGGACGCTCCGCGGCGCGCAGGCTTTCGAGCTCGGGCTGGCGGACGCCCTGTTCGAGCCGGCCGACTTCCTCGAGCGCTCGCTGCACTGGGCCGCCGACGTGCTCGCCGGCCGGGTCCGCCCCGCCCGGCCGGAACCGGACCGCGGCCCCGCCTGGGACGAGGCCGTGGCCCGCGGCCGGGACCTGGTCGACGCCTCGGTGCACGGTGCCGCCCCGGCGCCCTACCGGGCTCTGGAGCTGATCGCTCTTGCGAAAAGCGCGGATCGGGCCACCGGGTTCGCCGCGGAGGACGAGGCGCTCGCCGACCTGATCCTCGGCGAGGAACTGCGCTCCGGGCTGTACGCGTTCGACCTCGTCCAAAAGCGGGCGCGCCGCCCGGTCGGCGCCCTCGACCGGTCCCTCGCCCGGCCCGTCACCAAGGTGGGCATCGTCGGCGCGGGGCTGATGGCCAGCCAGCTCGCCACCCTGTTCGTCCAGCGGCTCGAGGTCCCGGTCGTGCTGACCGACGTCGACCAGTCCCGGCTGGACACCGGCGTCGGATACGTCCACGGCGAGGTCGACCGTCTCCTCGGCCGGGGCCGGATCACGCCCGACCGGGCGAACCGACTCAAGGCTCTGGTCACCGGGTCGCTGTCGAAAGCCGGATTCGCGGACGCTGACTTCGTCATCGAGGCGGTGTTCGAGGAGTTGACGGTCAAGCAGCAGGTGTTCGCCGAATGCGAGGCGGTCGTCTCCGACACGTGCGTGCTCGCTACCAACACATCCTCGCTGTCGGTCACGGCGATGGCCGCGGGGCTCAGCCACCCGGAGCGGGTCGTCGGCTTCCACTTCTTCAACCCGGTCGCCGTGCTGCCGCTGCTGGAGATCGCGCGGACCGCGCGGACCGACGACCCCACATTGGCCACCGCGTTCACTATCGCCCGGGCGCTGAAGAAGTCGGCGGTGCTCGTTAAAGATGCTCCGGCGTTCGTCGTGAATCGGGTGTTGACCCGATTCCTCGGCGAGGTGACCCGCGCGGTCGACGAGGGCACGGCTTTCGAGGACGCCGACGCTGCCCTGCGGCCGCTGGGACTGCCGATGTCGCCGTTCGAGTTGCTGGCCCTGGTCGGGCCGACGGTTGCGCTGCACGTCGCGGAAACGTTGCATGCCGCGTTCCCCGAGCGCTTCTACGTGTCGGAGAACCTCCGCCGGATGGTGGAGGCGGGCAAGACCGGTGTGTACAGCTGGGCGTCCGGGGCGGCGCAGGTGGACCCCGAGGTAGCCGACCTGTTTCTCCGACCAGCCGACCCGCGCGCGTCCTCCGCGGAGGAGGTGCGCGGCCGGGCCCTCGACGCGCTCGCCGAGGAGATCCGGCTGATGCTCGACGACGGGGTCGTCGCCGAGGCAGCGGACATCGACCTGTGCCTGCTCCTCGGCGCCGGTTGGCCCTTCCACCTCGGCGGAATCACCCCGTACCTGGACCGCGCGGGGGTCTCCGAACGGGTCGCCGGCCGGCGATTTCTGCCCGCCGGCGTGGCCAGCCTGCCGCGCATGGATTGCCCAGATTCACCCGATTGA
- a CDS encoding DUF3000 domain-containing protein — MPPPRPPALPPGFARAVAGLRAADLRPEVTVGEAPAPQRLAPFAVALSAEVALDGTELATGRLVVLHDPEGQDAWEGETRIVAFAHAPLDPHMGADPLLPAVGWSWLLDALTGAGAEHAAAGGTVTRVASERFGTLVSQPEAAEVEIRASWSPVGEDLAPHLRAFAELLCSAAGLPPTTPGVVAIPPTRRARHPRARARG; from the coding sequence GTGCCCCCGCCCCGACCCCCAGCGCTGCCCCCGGGCTTCGCCCGCGCGGTGGCCGGCCTGCGGGCGGCCGACCTGCGGCCCGAGGTGACGGTCGGCGAGGCGCCGGCCCCGCAACGGCTGGCGCCGTTCGCGGTGGCGCTCTCCGCGGAGGTCGCGCTCGACGGGACGGAGCTGGCCACCGGGCGCCTGGTCGTCCTGCACGACCCCGAGGGCCAGGATGCCTGGGAGGGTGAGACTCGGATCGTCGCGTTCGCGCACGCGCCGCTGGACCCGCACATGGGCGCCGACCCGCTGCTGCCTGCCGTCGGTTGGAGCTGGCTACTCGACGCGTTGACCGGGGCCGGGGCGGAGCACGCGGCCGCCGGCGGCACGGTCACCCGGGTCGCGTCGGAGCGGTTCGGAACGCTGGTCAGCCAACCCGAGGCGGCCGAGGTCGAGATCCGGGCCTCATGGTCGCCGGTCGGCGAGGACTTGGCCCCACACCTCAGAGCCTTTGCGGAGCTGCTGTGCTCTGCGGCCGGGCTTCCACCGACGACGCCTGGTGTGGTGGCGATCCCGCCCACCCGACGTGCCCGCCATCCGCGAGCTCGCGCCCGGGGGTAG
- a CDS encoding GNAT family N-acetyltransferase produces MNQPAIHTERCVLEPLDIPTARALAAGRWDAVPGGPGWPHPDTAVVVSAALSLGWPTWLIRCGPADGAVIGECGLKGAPEPGGPVEIGYGLAGPARGHGYAREAVAALLGWLAEDRQATAVLAEVKLTNTASRRLVEGLGFTLDEERDGFAHYRLPLPR; encoded by the coding sequence GTGAACCAGCCGGCCATCCACACCGAGCGCTGCGTTCTCGAGCCGCTCGACATCCCCACCGCGCGCGCACTCGCGGCCGGGCGCTGGGACGCCGTGCCCGGCGGCCCGGGCTGGCCGCATCCGGACACCGCGGTCGTGGTGTCGGCGGCGCTTTCGCTGGGCTGGCCGACCTGGCTGATCCGGTGCGGGCCCGCGGATGGAGCGGTGATCGGTGAATGCGGGCTCAAGGGCGCCCCCGAGCCCGGCGGCCCGGTCGAGATCGGATACGGCCTGGCCGGCCCGGCCCGGGGCCACGGCTACGCCCGGGAGGCGGTGGCCGCGCTGCTGGGGTGGCTGGCCGAGGACCGGCAGGCGACCGCGGTGCTCGCCGAGGTCAAGCTGACGAACACGGCGTCCCGCCGGCTGGTCGAGGGGCTCGGGTTCACCCTCGACGAGGAGCGGGACGGCTTCGCTCACTACCGGCTGCCGTTGCCCCGCTGA